The following are from one region of the Salvia hispanica cultivar TCC Black 2014 chromosome 1, UniMelb_Shisp_WGS_1.0, whole genome shotgun sequence genome:
- the LOC125201846 gene encoding wall-associated receptor kinase-like 20 has protein sequence MPLPRITTPLSLSLKASILIAMSIERMNSSVLVSLIFYSIILTSAMEPPCKKTCGPTPIKYPFGSGPGCGSPRFHPYVACSGPTNQLLLTTHTGTYPITSVDYSAAVVTISPPCMSNCTTMRPTSLKFGLDWAGPFQLGPSTFILLGCSFSSTSSLLCDATSSAYLCPTICSCPGAAALQLPGNGGCCVYSPASLDPRDELDVAGLGCAAYSSVVAVGDEPTDPATWRYGVALKYTMGGLDGYGMAPGCHGCELSGGVCGYAPPRNSFVCVCESGNTTTDCNGYNWIYMSSSFKLRTGVFWLGMAVWLAVKL, from the exons ATGCCCCTTCCTCGAATAACAacacctctctctctttctctcaagGCATCAATTCTCATAGCAATGTCGATAGAGAGAATGAATAGTAGTGTCCTTGTCTCCCTAATCTTCTACTCCATTATTCTCACATCCGCCATGGAACCCCCATGCAAGAAAACATGCGGCCCAACCCCAATCAAGTACCCATTCGGCTCCGGCCCCGGCTGCGGCTCTCCTCGCTTCCACCCCTACGTGGCCTGCTCGGGCCCCACCAACCAGCTCCTCCTCACCACCCACACCGGTACCTACCCCATCACCTCCGTCGACTACTCCGCCGCCGTCGTCACCATCTCCCCTCCCTGCATGTCCAACTGCACCACCATGCGGCCCACCTCGCTCAAATTCGGGCTGGACTGGGCCGGCCCATTCCAGCTCGGCCCATCCACCTTCATCCTCTTAGGCTGCTCTTTCTCCAGCACCTCCAGCCTCTTATGCGACGCCACGTCATCGGCGTATCTCTGCCCCACCATCTGCTCGTGCCCGGGCGCGGCGGCGCTGCAGCTGCCCGGGAACGGCGGCTGCTGCGTGTACTCGCCGGCGAGTCTGGACCCGAGGGACGAGCTGGACGTGGCGGGGCTGGGGTGCGCTGCGTACAGCTCGGTGGTGGCGGTGGGGGATGAGCCTACCGATCCGGCCACGTGGCGGTATGGGGTGGCGCTCAAGTATACGATGGGGGGGCTGGATGGGTACGGTATGGCGCCCGGGTGCCACGGGTGTGAGCTCAGCGGCGGCGTCTGTGGGTACGCGCCGCCGAGGAATTCGTTCGTGTGCGTGTGTGAGTCTGGGAATACTACTACGGATTGCAATGGCTATAATTGGATCTATATGAGCTCATCTTTTAAATTGCGTACAG gAGTGTTTTGGCTGGGAATGGCAGTTTGGTTGGCGGTGAAATTGTGA
- the LOC125200543 gene encoding calmodulin-binding transcription activator 2-like isoform X1, protein MATENRHYALNAHLDIQQILLEAQHRWLRPAEICEILQNYKQFRIAPEAPNRPPNGSLFLFDRKVLRYFRKDGHNWRKKNDGKTVKEAHERLKAGRVDVLHCYYAHGEDNQNFQRRSYWMLEEEMSHIVLVHYREVKGNRTSYSRTSEADSFPASGQSDDVSTSEVDSSVAFRFQSYDYQRTAPITDTTSVNNTLVSDLEDAESAYTDQASSRFQTILDLQSPIVSTTDAGSVPRHPIPVSINYQGHSSAIPGMRLGPITQGEENRTRMDSGLTCDFQQDIGFSSWGNVAESSSASYQSVDFQLSLPCTQSSAMSMMPGQDNELLDDVFTDEFMKKQDFRNHSDSMGKWQPTGGGSLCMSDWSVDQKPDGNLLSIRQNHNQPPMRQPLLYDLTTKLNDANEVELSDSIALHNMYLTEHLENDLHHQALNSGRSSLKLEPGGNLNAGDKDNYPSLRQPLLDGVMREGLKKLDSFDRWISKELDDVTESTMQPGSGVYWETVGGGDGDGDDSGISTQVPSDNYVLGPSLSKDQLFSIIDFSPNWTYSGSEIKVHVMGSFLRDREVENYKWACMFGELEVPAEIVGDGVLRCITPLHEPGRVPFYITCCNRLACSEVREFEFRASSFEDVDSDETRLYMRFGKMLSLGSDTPLISLQSIDDDSSQLFSKISALLNDDTEWEQMLRFSENDEFSSDNVKNQLPEKLLKEKLHNWLIQKIAEGGKGPNVLDVEGLGVLHFAAALGYDWAMPPTVAAGVSVNFRDVNGWTALHWAAYYGREHTVAFLLSFGASPGALTDPTPIHPSGETPADLAASNGHKGIAGYLAESSLSCHLSSLDLKDSEQSDSREKVVETVSERIATPVGADDLPHGLSLKDSLAAVRNATQAAARIHQVFRVQSFQRKQLKEYGDSEYGISDERALSLAMKSKKSGKHNEQGHSAAVRIQNKFRCWKGRKEFLLIRQQIIKIQAHVRGHQVRKNYKKIIWSVGILDKVILRWRRKGRGLSGFRSEASVVASSSMIEAETKEDDYDFLRAGRKQTEERLQKALARVKSMVQYPEARDQYSRLLNVVSKMQEKKAAQEKMLNNPEIDFDEDFIDFEALLEDDIFMPIE, encoded by the exons ATGGCCACCGAGAATCGGCACTATGCGCTCAATGCTCATTTAG ATATTCAGCAGATACTTCTCGAAGCTCAACATCGCTGGCTGCGGCCTGCTGAGATTTGTGAAATTCTTCAGAATTACAAGCAATTTCGTATTGCTCCAGAGGCTCCCAATAGACCCCCAA ATggttctctctttctttttgaCCGGAAGGTGCTGAGGTATTTCCGAAAAGATGGTCATAActggaggaagaagaatgatgGGAAAACAGTGAAGGAGGCTCATGAAAGGCTCAAG GCCGGACGTGTCGATGTACTTCATTGCTATTACGCTCATGGAGAAGACAACCAAAATTTCCAAAGGCGTAGCTACTGGATGCTTGAAGA GGAAATGTCTCACATAGTTCTTGTCCACTACCGGGAGGTAAAG GGGAACAGGACAAGTTACAGTCGCACTAGCGAAGCTGATAGTTTTCCAGCCAGTGGGCAAAGTGATGATGTATCTACTTCTGAGGTGGACAGCTCAGTAGCTTTTAGGTTCCAATCATATGATTATCAAAGAACAGCACCAATCACAGATACAACGAGCGTTAACAATACTCTGGTGTCTGATCTTGAAGATGCAGAATCAG CATACACAGACCAAGCAAGTTCTAGATTCCAAACTATTCTTGATTTGCAATCTCCTATAGTATCTACAACGGATGCTGGTTCTGTTCCTCGCCACCCAATTCCTGTATCAA TCAACTACCAGGGACACTCATCAGCTATTCCTGGTATGAGGTTAGGACCCATTACACAAGGAGAAGAAAACAGAACTCGCATGGATAGTGGATTGACATGTGATTTTCAGCAAGACATAGGATTCTCATCTTGGGGGAATGTAGCTGAAAGCAGCAGCGCTAGTTATCAATCTGTAGATTTTCAGCTATCACTTCCTTGTACCCAATCAAGTGCAATGAGCATGATGCCTGGACAGGATAATGAACTCCTTGACGATGTTTTCACTGATGAATTCATGAAAAAACAGGATTTCAGGAACCATTCGGATAGCATGGGTAAATGGCAG CCTACAGGTGGTGGATCACTGTGCATGTCAGATTGGTCTGTTGACCAGAAGCCAGATGGTAACCTCCTCAGTATAAGGCAGAACCACAATCAACCACCTATGCGACAGCCTCTGTTGTATGATCTTACTACAAAACTGAATGATGCTAATGAAGTGGAACTGTCTGACTCAATAGCACTCCATAATATGTACCTTACTGAACATTTGGAAAATGATCTTCATCATCAAGCTTTGAATTCTGGCAGAAGTTCTCTTAAATTAGAACCTGGAGGAAACTTGAATGCAGGAGACAAAGACAATTATCCGTCTCTAAGACAACCTTTACTAGATGGTGTTATGCGGGAGGGTCTGAAAAAGCTAGACAGCTTTGATCGTTGGATTAGTAAAGAACTTGATGATGTCACTGAATCAACTATGCAGCCAGGTTCTGGGGTTTACTGGGAGACTGTTGGTGGTGGAGATGGTGATGGAGATGATTCTGGTATCTCAACTCAAGTGCCATCAGATAACTATGTTCTCGGCCCTTCCCTTTCTAAAGACCAGCTCTTTAGCATTATTGACTTCTCGCCAAATTGGACATATTCTGGTTCAGAAATTAAG GTGCATGTTATGGGGAGTTTCCTGAGAGATCGAGAGGTGGAGAATTATAAATGGGCTTGCATGTTTGGTGAACTTGAAGTTCCTGCAGAGATCGTAGGAGATGGTGTTCTTCGATGCATTACACCTTTACATGAGCCTGGAAGGGTCCCCTTCTACATCACATGCTGTAATAGGTTAGCATGCAGTGAAGTGCGAGAATTTGAATTCCGGGCTAGTTCTTTTGAAGATGTGGACTCTGATGAAACTCGCCTTTATATGAGATTTGGAAAGATGCTCTCTCTTGGATCAGACACTCCACTGATCTCTCTCCAGAGCATTGATGATGATAGTTCTCAGTTATTTAGTAAAATCAGTGCCTTGCTGAATGACGACACTGAGTGGGAACAAATGTTGAgattttctgaaaatgatGAATTCTCATCTGATAACGTAAAGAATCAGCTACCAGAAAAGCTTTTAAAGGAGAAGTTGCATAATTGGCTGATTCAAAAGATTGCTGAAGGTGGGAAAGGCCCTAACGTACTAGATGTGGAAGGCCTAGGTGTACTGCATTTTGCGGCTGCTCTAGGTTATGACTGGGCTATGCCACCCACAGTAGCTGCTGGAGTCAGTGTTAATTTTCGTGATGTAAATGGATGGACTGCACTTCACTGGGCAGCATATTATGGCAG AGAGCATACAGTGGCCTTCCTCTTGTCCTTTGGTGCGTCACCTGGGGCATTGACAGACCCAACTCCTATACATCCTTCAGGAGAAACTCCTGCAGACCTTGCAGCTAGCAATGGACACAAAGGTATTGCTGGTTATCTTGCCGAATCTTCATTGAGCTGCCATCTATCATCACTCGACTTGAAAGATTCTGAGCAGAGTGATAGTAGAGAGAAGGTAGTAGAAACAGTTTCAGAGAGGATTGCAACTCCAGTGGGTGCTGATGATTTGCCCCATGGACTCTCACTGAAGGACTCTTTGGCTGCTGTACGTAATGCAACTCAAGCTGCAGCTCGCATTCATCAAGTCTTTAGAGTACAGTCATTTCAAAGAAAACAGTTGAAGGAGTATGGCGATAGTGAATACGGAATATCGGATGAACGTGCCCTTTCTCTTGCTATGAAGAGCAAGAAGTCAGGAAAACATAATGAACAAGGTCATTCCGCTGCAGTTCggatacaaaataaattccGCTGTTGGAAAGGCAGGAAAGAGTTTCTGCTAATTAGGCAGCAGATAATCAAAATTCAG GCTCATGTGAGAGGACACCAGGTGAGAAAGAACTATAAAAAGATAATCTGGTCAGTTGGAATCTTAGATAAGGTCATTTTGCGGTGGCGACGGAAAGGAAGAGGATTGAGTGGATTCAGGTCTGAAGCAAGTGTTGTTGCTAGCAGTAGCATGATTGAAGCAGAAACAAAAGAAGATGACTATGATTTCCTGAGAGCGGGTCGGAAACAGACAGAGGAGAGACTTCAAAAGGCCCTTGCTAGGGTGAAATCAATGGTTCAATACCCAGAAGCTCGGGACCAGTATAGCAGGTTGCTTAATGTTGTCTCCAAAATGCAGGAAAAAAAG GCTGCACAAGAAAAGATGTTGAACAATCCGGAAATCGATTTTGATGaagattttattgattttgaagCTTTGCTTGAAGATGATATTTTCATGCCGATAGAATAA
- the LOC125200543 gene encoding calmodulin-binding transcription activator 3-like isoform X2, producing the protein MATENRHYALNAHLDIQQILLEAQHRWLRPAEICEILQNYKQFRIAPEAPNRPPNGSLFLFDRKVLRYFRKDGHNWRKKNDGKTVKEAHERLKAGRVDVLHCYYAHGEDNQNFQRRSYWMLEEEMSHIVLVHYREVKGNRTSYSRTSEADSFPASGQSDDVSTSEVDSSVAFRFQSYDYQRTAPITDTTSVNNTLVSDLEDAESAYTDQASSRFQTILDLQSPIVSTTDAGSVPRHPIPVSRPITQGEENRTRMDSGLTCDFQQDIGFSSWGNVAESSSASYQSVDFQLSLPCTQSSAMSMMPGQDNELLDDVFTDEFMKKQDFRNHSDSMGKWQPTGGGSLCMSDWSVDQKPDGNLLSIRQNHNQPPMRQPLLYDLTTKLNDANEVELSDSIALHNMYLTEHLENDLHHQALNSGRSSLKLEPGGNLNAGDKDNYPSLRQPLLDGVMREGLKKLDSFDRWISKELDDVTESTMQPGSGVYWETVGGGDGDGDDSGISTQVPSDNYVLGPSLSKDQLFSIIDFSPNWTYSGSEIKVHVMGSFLRDREVENYKWACMFGELEVPAEIVGDGVLRCITPLHEPGRVPFYITCCNRLACSEVREFEFRASSFEDVDSDETRLYMRFGKMLSLGSDTPLISLQSIDDDSSQLFSKISALLNDDTEWEQMLRFSENDEFSSDNVKNQLPEKLLKEKLHNWLIQKIAEGGKGPNVLDVEGLGVLHFAAALGYDWAMPPTVAAGVSVNFRDVNGWTALHWAAYYGREHTVAFLLSFGASPGALTDPTPIHPSGETPADLAASNGHKGIAGYLAESSLSCHLSSLDLKDSEQSDSREKVVETVSERIATPVGADDLPHGLSLKDSLAAVRNATQAAARIHQVFRVQSFQRKQLKEYGDSEYGISDERALSLAMKSKKSGKHNEQGHSAAVRIQNKFRCWKGRKEFLLIRQQIIKIQAHVRGHQVRKNYKKIIWSVGILDKVILRWRRKGRGLSGFRSEASVVASSSMIEAETKEDDYDFLRAGRKQTEERLQKALARVKSMVQYPEARDQYSRLLNVVSKMQEKKAAQEKMLNNPEIDFDEDFIDFEALLEDDIFMPIE; encoded by the exons ATGGCCACCGAGAATCGGCACTATGCGCTCAATGCTCATTTAG ATATTCAGCAGATACTTCTCGAAGCTCAACATCGCTGGCTGCGGCCTGCTGAGATTTGTGAAATTCTTCAGAATTACAAGCAATTTCGTATTGCTCCAGAGGCTCCCAATAGACCCCCAA ATggttctctctttctttttgaCCGGAAGGTGCTGAGGTATTTCCGAAAAGATGGTCATAActggaggaagaagaatgatgGGAAAACAGTGAAGGAGGCTCATGAAAGGCTCAAG GCCGGACGTGTCGATGTACTTCATTGCTATTACGCTCATGGAGAAGACAACCAAAATTTCCAAAGGCGTAGCTACTGGATGCTTGAAGA GGAAATGTCTCACATAGTTCTTGTCCACTACCGGGAGGTAAAG GGGAACAGGACAAGTTACAGTCGCACTAGCGAAGCTGATAGTTTTCCAGCCAGTGGGCAAAGTGATGATGTATCTACTTCTGAGGTGGACAGCTCAGTAGCTTTTAGGTTCCAATCATATGATTATCAAAGAACAGCACCAATCACAGATACAACGAGCGTTAACAATACTCTGGTGTCTGATCTTGAAGATGCAGAATCAG CATACACAGACCAAGCAAGTTCTAGATTCCAAACTATTCTTGATTTGCAATCTCCTATAGTATCTACAACGGATGCTGGTTCTGTTCCTCGCCACCCAATTCCTGTATCAA GACCCATTACACAAGGAGAAGAAAACAGAACTCGCATGGATAGTGGATTGACATGTGATTTTCAGCAAGACATAGGATTCTCATCTTGGGGGAATGTAGCTGAAAGCAGCAGCGCTAGTTATCAATCTGTAGATTTTCAGCTATCACTTCCTTGTACCCAATCAAGTGCAATGAGCATGATGCCTGGACAGGATAATGAACTCCTTGACGATGTTTTCACTGATGAATTCATGAAAAAACAGGATTTCAGGAACCATTCGGATAGCATGGGTAAATGGCAG CCTACAGGTGGTGGATCACTGTGCATGTCAGATTGGTCTGTTGACCAGAAGCCAGATGGTAACCTCCTCAGTATAAGGCAGAACCACAATCAACCACCTATGCGACAGCCTCTGTTGTATGATCTTACTACAAAACTGAATGATGCTAATGAAGTGGAACTGTCTGACTCAATAGCACTCCATAATATGTACCTTACTGAACATTTGGAAAATGATCTTCATCATCAAGCTTTGAATTCTGGCAGAAGTTCTCTTAAATTAGAACCTGGAGGAAACTTGAATGCAGGAGACAAAGACAATTATCCGTCTCTAAGACAACCTTTACTAGATGGTGTTATGCGGGAGGGTCTGAAAAAGCTAGACAGCTTTGATCGTTGGATTAGTAAAGAACTTGATGATGTCACTGAATCAACTATGCAGCCAGGTTCTGGGGTTTACTGGGAGACTGTTGGTGGTGGAGATGGTGATGGAGATGATTCTGGTATCTCAACTCAAGTGCCATCAGATAACTATGTTCTCGGCCCTTCCCTTTCTAAAGACCAGCTCTTTAGCATTATTGACTTCTCGCCAAATTGGACATATTCTGGTTCAGAAATTAAG GTGCATGTTATGGGGAGTTTCCTGAGAGATCGAGAGGTGGAGAATTATAAATGGGCTTGCATGTTTGGTGAACTTGAAGTTCCTGCAGAGATCGTAGGAGATGGTGTTCTTCGATGCATTACACCTTTACATGAGCCTGGAAGGGTCCCCTTCTACATCACATGCTGTAATAGGTTAGCATGCAGTGAAGTGCGAGAATTTGAATTCCGGGCTAGTTCTTTTGAAGATGTGGACTCTGATGAAACTCGCCTTTATATGAGATTTGGAAAGATGCTCTCTCTTGGATCAGACACTCCACTGATCTCTCTCCAGAGCATTGATGATGATAGTTCTCAGTTATTTAGTAAAATCAGTGCCTTGCTGAATGACGACACTGAGTGGGAACAAATGTTGAgattttctgaaaatgatGAATTCTCATCTGATAACGTAAAGAATCAGCTACCAGAAAAGCTTTTAAAGGAGAAGTTGCATAATTGGCTGATTCAAAAGATTGCTGAAGGTGGGAAAGGCCCTAACGTACTAGATGTGGAAGGCCTAGGTGTACTGCATTTTGCGGCTGCTCTAGGTTATGACTGGGCTATGCCACCCACAGTAGCTGCTGGAGTCAGTGTTAATTTTCGTGATGTAAATGGATGGACTGCACTTCACTGGGCAGCATATTATGGCAG AGAGCATACAGTGGCCTTCCTCTTGTCCTTTGGTGCGTCACCTGGGGCATTGACAGACCCAACTCCTATACATCCTTCAGGAGAAACTCCTGCAGACCTTGCAGCTAGCAATGGACACAAAGGTATTGCTGGTTATCTTGCCGAATCTTCATTGAGCTGCCATCTATCATCACTCGACTTGAAAGATTCTGAGCAGAGTGATAGTAGAGAGAAGGTAGTAGAAACAGTTTCAGAGAGGATTGCAACTCCAGTGGGTGCTGATGATTTGCCCCATGGACTCTCACTGAAGGACTCTTTGGCTGCTGTACGTAATGCAACTCAAGCTGCAGCTCGCATTCATCAAGTCTTTAGAGTACAGTCATTTCAAAGAAAACAGTTGAAGGAGTATGGCGATAGTGAATACGGAATATCGGATGAACGTGCCCTTTCTCTTGCTATGAAGAGCAAGAAGTCAGGAAAACATAATGAACAAGGTCATTCCGCTGCAGTTCggatacaaaataaattccGCTGTTGGAAAGGCAGGAAAGAGTTTCTGCTAATTAGGCAGCAGATAATCAAAATTCAG GCTCATGTGAGAGGACACCAGGTGAGAAAGAACTATAAAAAGATAATCTGGTCAGTTGGAATCTTAGATAAGGTCATTTTGCGGTGGCGACGGAAAGGAAGAGGATTGAGTGGATTCAGGTCTGAAGCAAGTGTTGTTGCTAGCAGTAGCATGATTGAAGCAGAAACAAAAGAAGATGACTATGATTTCCTGAGAGCGGGTCGGAAACAGACAGAGGAGAGACTTCAAAAGGCCCTTGCTAGGGTGAAATCAATGGTTCAATACCCAGAAGCTCGGGACCAGTATAGCAGGTTGCTTAATGTTGTCTCCAAAATGCAGGAAAAAAAG GCTGCACAAGAAAAGATGTTGAACAATCCGGAAATCGATTTTGATGaagattttattgattttgaagCTTTGCTTGAAGATGATATTTTCATGCCGATAGAATAA
- the LOC125195813 gene encoding uncharacterized protein LOC125195813 has protein sequence MDRFAKLDKYLMVLIEDIMRKQQVARISILGHIIRRLNKRRKRRRLQNVLRYSILDRMPAQIRHMNRLVRVSDTDCLVNLRMDRNAFGRLCGIFRQLGIIRDKRFLCIEEQVAIFLGVLTHHKKNRIVRFNFLRSGHTVSKYVHEVMAAVIKLHNKFLVKPEPINAGCVDWRWKHFQGCLGALDGTFINVLVRGEHKPKFRNRKGQITTNTLAACDRHMRFTYVLPGWEGSAGDARVLRNAITRPNGFRVPIGNLPISLKPFGCIPFFVS, from the exons ATGGATCGGTTTGCCAAGCTAGACAAGTATTTGATGGTTTTGATTGAAGACATTATGCGAAAACAACAAGTAGCAAGGATTTCTATTTTGGGGCACATCATTAGGCGATTAAATAAACGGAGAAAGAGAAGACGATTGCAAAATGTTCTCCGATACAGCATCCTAGACCGAATGCCTGCTCAAATTAGACACATGAATCGACTTGTGCGTGTTAGCGATACTGACTGTCTCGTTAACCTCCGGATGGACCGAAATGCTTTCGGTAGGTTGTGTGGTATTTTCCGGCAGCTTGGTATAATACGCGACAAACGGTTCTTGTGTATCGAGGAGCAAGTTGCCATCTTCCTTGGCGTCTTAACACATCACAAGAAAAACCGTATTGTCCGTTTCAACTTTTTGAGGTCGGGCCACACGGTCTCCAAATATGTTCACGAGGTTATGGCAGCGGTCATAAAGTTGCACAATAAATTCCTTGTCAAGCCTGAGCCGATCAATGCAGGTTGTGTCGATTGGAGGTGGAAGCATTTTCAG GGTTGTCTCGGTGCGCTTGATGGAACCTTTATCAATGTGTTAGTCCGAGGAGAACACAAACCAAAATTCAGGAATAGGAAGGGCCAAATAACCACAAACACTTTAGCTGCGTGTGACAGGCACATGCGTTTCACCTACGTCTTGCCAGGGTGGGAAGGTTCTGCAGGAGATGCTCGTGTTTTGAGGAATGCCATTACTCGACCTAATGGCTTCAGAGTGCCTATTGGTAATCTGCCCATTTCTTTAAAACCATTTGGTTGTATACCGTTTTTTGTTAGCTGA